A DNA window from candidate division KSB1 bacterium contains the following coding sequences:
- the fbp gene encoding class 1 fructose-bisphosphatase: MVKKLMTIERHIIEQQKSFPQATGEFSALLYDLAFAAKIISREVRRAGLIDILGYTGATNVQGELVRKLDEFADDVIFRALDHTGRLCCMASEERDELIPIPAEFKCGHYVLLYDPLDGSSNIDANVSIGTIFSILRKISPGERGTLADALQPGIKQVGAGYILYGSSTLLVYTAGQGVHGFTLDPTVGEFLLSHENIKTPRRGQIYSTNEGNSGRWSEGMRNYIQYLKQSDKATGRPYSSRYIGSLVSDFHRNLLYGGIFLYPADSKNPNGKLRLLYEANPLALLATQAGGAASNGQQSILTITPTELHQRTPLIIGAAEDVQEAEEFLQGKRTV; encoded by the coding sequence ATGGTCAAAAAACTCATGACAATCGAGCGGCACATCATCGAGCAGCAGAAATCCTTTCCCCAGGCCACGGGGGAGTTTTCCGCCCTGCTGTACGATTTGGCGTTTGCCGCCAAGATCATCTCGCGCGAGGTGCGGCGCGCCGGCTTGATCGACATTCTGGGCTACACCGGCGCCACCAACGTGCAGGGCGAACTGGTGCGCAAGCTCGACGAGTTTGCCGATGACGTCATCTTTCGCGCGCTCGATCACACCGGCCGCCTGTGCTGCATGGCGAGCGAGGAGCGCGATGAGCTGATTCCCATCCCCGCGGAATTCAAATGCGGTCATTACGTGCTGCTTTACGATCCGCTCGATGGTTCCTCCAACATCGATGCGAACGTCAGCATCGGCACCATCTTCTCGATTCTGCGCAAGATCAGCCCGGGCGAGCGTGGCACGCTGGCGGATGCCCTGCAACCCGGAATCAAGCAGGTGGGCGCCGGCTACATTCTCTATGGCTCTTCCACCCTGCTGGTCTACACCGCGGGCCAGGGGGTGCACGGCTTCACGCTGGATCCCACGGTGGGGGAATTTCTGCTCTCGCACGAAAACATCAAGACGCCGCGGCGCGGCCAGATTTACAGCACCAATGAGGGCAACAGCGGCCGCTGGAGCGAGGGCATGCGCAACTACATACAATACCTCAAGCAGAGCGACAAGGCCACCGGCCGGCCCTATTCCTCGCGTTACATCGGCTCGCTGGTGTCGGATTTTCACCGCAATCTGCTCTATGGCGGGATTTTTCTCTATCCGGCGGACTCCAAGAATCCCAACGGCAAGCTGCGGCTGCTTTATGAAGCCAATCCGCTGGCGCTGCTGGCCACCCAGGCGGGCGGTGCGGCGAGCAACGGGCAGCAGAGCATCCTGACCATCACGCCGACGGAATTGCACCAGCGCACGCCGCTGATCATCGGCGCGGCGGAGGACGTGCAGGAGGCGGAGGAATTCCTGCAGGGCAAACGCACCGTCTGA
- a CDS encoding DEAD/DEAH box helicase codes for MFMFVFLFQTKLIYILPRSEAASHGTLAANFKPQPIAAMSKSVMKLQDYLAEEAVFYMRHHIQQAGGNEVFFVGKANSNGLVESVQVVARGNQTMVPAIVHLVHAGDVVIHNHPSGVLHPSHPDASLASELGNEAVGFYIVNNQVTEIYVVVEPQKQKQFVRLEVARLQAFLGPAGPLAQRLDNFESRPPQQQMLAQVAEAFNDNKVAVIEAGTGIGKSLAYLVPAIAWSVRNRERTVIATGTINLQEQLVNKDIPLLQAVMPVKFRAELVKGRTNYACRRKLLEVQSQPDLFAEANQKAELQSILDWARKTADGSKSDLGFLPGEAVWEKIQSESDTTLRAKCPYYNECFFYNARRRAAAADVLIANHHLLFADLAVRDEHGGSEVAVLPRYQRVILDEAHDLEEVASSYFGAAASYHALLRTIHKLYRNKDGRQTGVLPFTLAKLQKRAGLVTRSLLERFREQIEQVCAPALANLEHQLGALMQRLFAWGAGRRQNEYDEIKIRLTPAVARDREFHEIIHSRAPLFLKELRDCVEAVLKVVKLCDLAENYLGSEAASLAVDIQAQAHRLNDMAGQIEQVLLSQDEGLIRWLEMKASRHGNLVRLRSAPLDIAPILHKAVFEKFPTVILTSATLAVGDSFRFLEQRLGLNRLRDSRRSTVQLSSPFDYARQVLLAIPTDMPEPNQTGYSRALQQGLVTVLEISRGRAFILFTSYGLLNQMYDALAGDLAARGMLALKQGTEGRHQLLERFRKQVGSVLFATDSFWQGVDVHGEALECVIIPRLPFRVPTEPIIEARVEAIDKSGGNSFMEYSVPQAVIKLKQGFGRLIRRKTDFGAIVIFDNRIVTKRYGRVFLQSLPECRTVAAPAAQVFEEMRKFYRAQRG; via the coding sequence ATGTTCATGTTTGTTTTTCTTTTTCAAACAAAATTGATTTATATTCTGCCTCGTTCCGAAGCCGCTTCGCACGGCACGCTGGCAGCCAACTTCAAACCGCAACCGATTGCCGCCATGTCCAAGTCCGTCATGAAACTGCAAGACTATCTCGCCGAGGAGGCCGTGTTTTACATGCGGCATCACATCCAGCAGGCCGGCGGCAATGAGGTCTTCTTTGTCGGCAAAGCCAACTCCAACGGCCTGGTGGAAAGCGTGCAGGTGGTGGCGCGCGGCAACCAAACAATGGTGCCGGCCATCGTTCACCTGGTGCATGCCGGCGACGTCGTCATTCACAATCACCCCTCCGGTGTGCTGCACCCCTCCCACCCGGATGCCAGCCTGGCCTCGGAACTGGGCAATGAGGCGGTGGGATTTTACATTGTCAACAACCAGGTCACCGAGATTTACGTTGTCGTTGAGCCGCAGAAGCAAAAGCAATTCGTGCGCCTGGAAGTGGCGCGCTTGCAGGCGTTCCTCGGCCCCGCCGGCCCGCTGGCACAGCGGCTGGACAATTTTGAATCCCGCCCGCCGCAGCAGCAAATGCTCGCACAGGTGGCGGAGGCTTTCAACGACAACAAGGTCGCGGTGATCGAAGCCGGAACCGGCATCGGCAAGAGCCTGGCTTACCTCGTGCCCGCCATCGCATGGAGTGTGCGCAATCGCGAGCGCACGGTGATCGCCACCGGTACCATCAATCTGCAGGAGCAGCTCGTCAACAAGGACATTCCGCTGTTGCAGGCGGTGATGCCGGTGAAATTTCGCGCCGAACTGGTGAAAGGCCGCACCAACTATGCCTGCCGGCGCAAGTTGCTGGAGGTGCAGTCCCAGCCCGATCTCTTCGCCGAGGCGAATCAAAAAGCGGAGCTGCAAAGCATCCTGGACTGGGCGCGCAAAACCGCGGACGGCAGCAAGTCTGACCTCGGCTTTCTGCCCGGCGAAGCGGTGTGGGAGAAGATCCAGTCGGAGAGCGACACCACGCTGCGCGCCAAATGTCCCTACTACAATGAATGCTTCTTCTACAATGCCCGCCGCCGCGCCGCCGCCGCCGATGTGCTGATCGCCAACCATCATTTGCTGTTCGCCGATCTCGCCGTGCGCGACGAGCATGGCGGTTCGGAAGTGGCGGTGCTGCCCAGGTATCAGCGGGTGATTCTCGATGAGGCGCATGATCTCGAAGAAGTGGCCTCCTCCTATTTCGGCGCCGCTGCCAGTTACCATGCCCTGTTGCGCACCATTCACAAACTCTACCGCAACAAGGACGGCAGACAGACCGGCGTTTTGCCCTTCACTCTTGCCAAGCTGCAAAAGCGCGCCGGTCTCGTGACACGCTCTTTGCTCGAGCGCTTTCGCGAGCAAATCGAGCAGGTGTGCGCGCCGGCGCTGGCAAATCTCGAGCACCAACTCGGCGCCTTGATGCAGCGTCTCTTTGCCTGGGGCGCCGGCCGCCGGCAAAACGAGTATGACGAAATCAAGATCCGCCTCACCCCGGCGGTGGCGCGCGACCGGGAGTTTCACGAAATCATTCACAGCCGGGCGCCGCTCTTCCTCAAGGAACTGCGCGACTGCGTCGAAGCCGTGCTCAAAGTCGTGAAGCTGTGCGATCTCGCGGAAAATTATCTCGGCAGCGAAGCCGCCTCGCTGGCGGTCGACATTCAGGCGCAGGCGCACAGGCTGAACGACATGGCTGGGCAGATTGAACAGGTGCTGCTGTCGCAGGACGAGGGCCTGATTCGCTGGCTGGAAATGAAAGCCTCGCGCCACGGCAATCTCGTCCGCCTGCGCAGCGCCCCGCTCGACATCGCGCCCATCCTGCACAAAGCCGTTTTCGAAAAATTTCCCACCGTGATTCTCACCTCTGCCACGCTGGCCGTCGGTGATTCCTTCCGCTTTTTGGAGCAACGCCTGGGGTTGAACCGCCTGAGGGATTCCCGGCGCAGCACTGTGCAGCTCAGCTCGCCGTTCGACTATGCCCGCCAGGTGCTGCTCGCCATTCCCACCGACATGCCCGAGCCGAATCAGACGGGTTACAGCCGCGCCCTGCAACAAGGCCTGGTCACCGTGCTGGAGATTTCCCGGGGCCGTGCCTTCATTCTCTTCACCTCATACGGGCTGCTCAATCAAATGTATGACGCGCTCGCCGGCGACCTGGCGGCCAGGGGCATGCTCGCGTTGAAACAGGGCACCGAAGGCCGCCACCAGTTGCTCGAGCGCTTCCGCAAACAAGTCGGCTCGGTGCTGTTCGCCACCGACAGCTTCTGGCAGGGCGTGGACGTGCACGGCGAGGCGCTGGAGTGTGTCATCATTCCGCGGCTGCCGTTCCGGGTTCCCACCGAGCCGATCATCGAGGCGCGCGTCGAAGCCATCGACAAGAGTGGCGGCAATTCCTTCATGGAATACTCCGTGCCGCAGGCGGTGATCAAACTCAAACAGGGCTTCGGCCGGTTGATCCGGCGCAAAACCGATTTCGGCGCCATTGTGATATTCGACAATCGCATCGTGACCAAGCGCTACGGCCGGGTGTTTCTGCAATCCCTGCCGGAATGCCGCACCGTGGCAGCGCCCGCAGCGCAGGTGTTCGAGGAGATGAGGAAGTTCTACCGCGCGCAAAGAGGGTGA